The following are encoded in a window of Halorarum salinum genomic DNA:
- a CDS encoding amphi-Trp domain-containing protein: protein MPEEVLFKSESGQSREEIASYLRTVADRLDGGDAVTLTAGGDSVTLDPPSSPTFEVKAEREGPTDGPGELSIEFELEWDENGDDGDGTSGRLEIE, encoded by the coding sequence ATGCCCGAAGAAGTACTGTTCAAATCCGAGAGCGGCCAGAGTCGAGAAGAGATCGCGTCGTACCTCCGGACGGTCGCGGATCGGCTCGACGGCGGGGACGCGGTCACGCTGACGGCGGGTGGCGACTCCGTGACGCTGGACCCGCCCTCCAGCCCGACCTTCGAAGTCAAGGCCGAACGCGAGGGGCCGACGGACGGTCCCGGCGAACTGAGCATCGAATTCGAACTCGAATGGGACGAGAACGGCGACGACGGGGATGGAACGAGCGGACGGTTAGAGATCGAGTGA